Below is a window of Syntrophus gentianae DNA.
CGTATACCAAATGAATAAGAGTGGATTCTACAGCCAGTGCTTGTCTTTCTGTACGGTAGTACCCAAGAAATATGGGGATGACTGTGCCGCCTGATCTGAGAATGCTTTCTATTCGCTGCTGCTTTTCTGTTTCGATCAAACCACGCTGGATTTCCTTTTCATGTTGGAAGGCCCGACTGTCTTTCCCTTTACCGACGTAAAAGACTGATGCATCACGACTATCCATCAATATGTAAACGTAGGAACTATGGATTGGATAAAGTGTTGAGGCAAGGTCATCTTTCTTGCGAACTGATTTTGATCCATGCCCACTCTGTTCATTAGTGAGATTCTCGATTCCATACACCCAGTGAATAAGCATAGACTCTACCGCATACGCTTCCCCTTCTGTGTCGAATCGCCCGATAACTAGTTCCGACACGGAATATCCCGATCTCCCGGGTGGCCACCCAAAATCCCCCACCTGTGGCCACTTGAAAATCCCCCACC
It encodes the following:
- a CDS encoding GIY-YIG nuclease family protein — encoded protein: WGIFKWPQVGDFGWPPGRSGYSVSELVIGRFDTEGEAYAVESMLIHWVYGIENLTNEQSGHGSKSVRKKDDLASTLYPIHSSYVYILMDSRDASVFYVGKGKDSRAFQHEKEIQRGLIETEKQQRIESILRSGGTVIPIFLGYYRTERQALAVESTLIHLVYGRETLTNDQSGHGCLFIRPKGNYSNLQGIDEPELGYCERRAEDRERNNIIGFLSEIRDVVERECNFKFDGFDTHNPRHTYLYKIYKGVKFTIVSHHTSRRTAAVTIEAIDTQEVNKRRVRYICDNTNLEWKDGGRYGRIMPAKPYRMCL